The proteins below are encoded in one region of Myxococcales bacterium:
- a CDS encoding DUF1428 domain-containing protein yields MYIDGYLIPVPKANKEKYLEAAKKAAHMFKEYGASRIVEGWGDDVPKGKVTDFYGAVKSKEDEVVMFSWIEWPSKAVRNEGMKKMMEDAKMKDMDMPFDGQRMIYGGFDPILDQDLTG; encoded by the coding sequence ATGTATATTGATGGCTATTTGATTCCAGTACCAAAAGCAAACAAAGAAAAATACTTAGAGGCGGCAAAAAAAGCGGCACACATGTTTAAAGAGTATGGCGCAAGTCGTATCGTAGAAGGTTGGGGCGACGATGTGCCAAAAGGCAAAGTTACTGATTTTTACGGGGCCGTAAAAAGCAAAGAAGACGAAGTGGTCATGTTTAGTTGGATAGAATGGCCTTCAAAGGCTGTGCGCAATGAAGGCATGAAAAAGATGATGGAAGATGCAAAGATGAAAGACATGGACATGCCTTTTGATGGACAGCGAATGATATATGGTGGATTTGATCCGATTTTAGATCAGGATTTGACCGGCTAA
- a CDS encoding nucleotidyl transferase AbiEii/AbiGii toxin family protein, whose amino-acid sequence MDRRAHRATRDVDLLGFGEPSEEHIRTIFEALLTLDVPDDGVKFDIDTLSVGPIREDQAYGGLRAVFVARITSAKIELQVDIGFGDAITPEPEVLPYPGLLDFPAPQLRVYPRETVVAEKLEAMVQLGMTNSRMKDFYDVMLLARDFDFDGESLVEAIRATFERRKTPLPEKLPVAIRPEFTEDSMKLAQWQGFKRKADIQDADSLESVVRAVADFASQPLLQAHSGRTFGRSWRAGGPWTSEDT is encoded by the coding sequence GTGGACCGGCGCGCCCATAGAGCTACCCGTGATGTTGACCTACTCGGTTTCGGCGAGCCGAGCGAAGAGCACATACGCACGATATTTGAAGCACTGCTGACCCTGGACGTGCCCGATGACGGCGTGAAATTTGATATCGATACGCTGAGCGTCGGACCGATCCGAGAGGACCAAGCGTATGGCGGTCTACGAGCTGTTTTTGTAGCCCGAATCACGTCCGCAAAAATAGAACTCCAGGTCGATATCGGATTTGGGGATGCGATTACGCCCGAACCAGAAGTATTGCCCTACCCAGGGCTACTCGATTTCCCGGCTCCACAGCTGCGTGTATATCCGCGAGAGACAGTGGTTGCAGAAAAACTTGAAGCCATGGTGCAGCTCGGTATGACGAACAGTCGCATGAAAGACTTTTATGACGTCATGCTCCTTGCGCGTGATTTTGATTTTGACGGCGAGTCCCTCGTGGAAGCCATTCGTGCCACCTTCGAACGCCGCAAGACACCTCTTCCTGAAAAGCTACCCGTGGCGATAAGACCAGAATTTACCGAGGATTCAATGAAGTTGGCGCAGTGGCAGGGGTTCAAGCGCAAAGCAGACATCCAAGACGCCGACAGTCTTGAGTCTGTAGTGCGTGCCGTAGCTGATTTTGCTTCGCAACCATTGCTCCAGGCTCATTCCGGGAGAACCTTTGGTCGTTCATGGCGAGCCGGTGGTCCATGGACATCGGAAGACACGTAG
- a CDS encoding VOC family protein, with protein MEFTVLGRSFVGLNGGPNFTPNQAVSFMVITENQEETDRYWNVIIGNGGAASECGWCKDRWGFSWQITPRRLLELTTSSDAAEAKRAFEAMMTMSKIDIAALDAAVAN; from the coding sequence GTGGAGTTCACCGTACTTGGCCGTAGTTTCGTCGGCCTCAATGGCGGTCCGAATTTCACGCCCAATCAGGCTGTCAGTTTTATGGTCATTACTGAGAATCAGGAAGAGACTGACCGCTACTGGAACGTCATCATTGGCAATGGCGGTGCAGCGAGCGAATGCGGTTGGTGTAAAGACCGTTGGGGATTTTCATGGCAAATCACGCCAAGGCGGCTGCTCGAGCTGACTACGAGTTCCGATGCCGCTGAAGCAAAACGCGCCTTTGAGGCGATGATGACCATGTCGAAAATCGACATTGCGGCCTTGGATGCCGCTGTCGCAAACTAG
- a CDS encoding type IV toxin-antitoxin system AbiEi family antitoxin domain-containing protein, which produces MPKPDHDIVTSKVEKLLRLARKGPVRASDLDSADIPRAYLRRLCDQGILEQVDRGLYRLADAPVSEMGSLVEVAKRVPEARICLISALQMHGLGSQLPHAVWIMIGRQARIPRISYPKIEIVWASGAAFEHGVEVREIEGVDVRITTPAKTVADCFRYRRHVGLEVALEALRDYLKEYRGGIDDLVAAAKADRVYRVMQPYMEALV; this is translated from the coding sequence ATGCCAAAACCTGACCACGACATCGTTACAAGTAAGGTGGAGAAGCTGCTCAGGCTTGCTCGGAAGGGGCCCGTTCGCGCGAGTGACCTAGATAGCGCCGATATTCCAAGGGCTTATCTTCGGAGACTTTGTGACCAAGGGATTCTGGAACAGGTAGATCGGGGACTGTATCGGCTAGCAGATGCACCTGTCAGCGAGATGGGCTCACTTGTGGAAGTGGCTAAGCGAGTGCCCGAGGCGCGAATCTGTCTAATAAGTGCACTGCAAATGCATGGACTTGGATCCCAGCTCCCTCATGCAGTTTGGATCATGATCGGTAGGCAAGCACGCATACCAAGGATTTCATACCCCAAGATTGAAATCGTTTGGGCGAGCGGCGCCGCTTTTGAGCATGGCGTAGAGGTTAGGGAGATCGAGGGGGTGGACGTTCGAATCACCACCCCCGCAAAAACGGTCGCCGATTGTTTTCGCTATCGTCGGCATGTAGGACTCGAAGTGGCACTTGAAGCGCTGCGGGATTATCTGAAGGAGTATCGTGGCGGTATAGATGATCTTGTGGCAGCAGCAAAGGCGGACCGAGTGTATCGTGTGATGCAACCTTATATGGAAGCACTGGTATGA
- a CDS encoding tryptophanase — protein MVLITITNNSGGGQPVSMACLRKTEEICSRHGVPLFLDACRFAENAWFIKQREAGYADKSVSEITREMAACADGMTMSAKKDGLANIGGWLALKDDALADKCRTLLVITEGFPTYGGLAGRDLEAIAQGLHEVVDHDYLRYRVRSSEYLGEKLRELGIPIMVPVGGHAVYIDARAMLPHIAPLAYPGQALALELYREGGVRSCEIGTVMFGRQPDGSEIPAAMDLVRLAIPRRVYTQSHIDYVVEVAERVSQRRSSLLGLRITHEPPALRHFTATFAYASDE, from the coding sequence CTGGTGTTAATCACCATCACCAACAATTCGGGCGGCGGACAGCCCGTGAGCATGGCCTGCTTACGGAAGACTGAGGAGATTTGCTCGCGTCATGGTGTACCGCTGTTTCTTGATGCCTGCCGCTTTGCCGAAAACGCCTGGTTCATTAAACAACGCGAAGCAGGGTACGCCGATAAATCGGTCAGTGAGATCACGCGCGAGATGGCCGCGTGTGCTGACGGCATGACGATGTCGGCAAAAAAAGATGGCTTGGCCAACATCGGTGGTTGGCTCGCACTCAAAGACGATGCATTGGCGGATAAGTGCCGCACCCTATTGGTGATCACGGAAGGCTTTCCCACCTACGGAGGTTTGGCGGGCCGGGACCTGGAAGCCATCGCTCAGGGTTTGCATGAAGTGGTGGATCACGACTATTTGCGCTACCGCGTGCGCTCAAGTGAGTACCTTGGGGAGAAACTGCGGGAGTTGGGGATCCCCATCATGGTTCCGGTCGGCGGGCATGCTGTCTACATTGATGCTCGGGCCATGCTACCGCACATTGCGCCGTTAGCTTATCCGGGTCAGGCTCTTGCACTCGAGCTCTACCGCGAAGGCGGTGTGCGCAGTTGCGAAATCGGCACGGTGATGTTTGGACGACAGCCCGACGGCAGCGAGATACCCGCAGCCATGGATCTGGTGCGCCTAGCTATCCCGCGGCGCGTCTACACCCAAAGCCACATCGACTACGTGGTCGAAGTCGCTGAGCGCGTCTCGCAGCGCCGCAGCTCTCTTCTGGGCCTGCGAATCACCCACGAGCCTCCCGCCCTGCGCCATTTCACCGCAACGTTTGCGTATGCAAGCGACGAATGA